Proteins from a genomic interval of Blastocatellia bacterium:
- a CDS encoding helix-turn-helix transcriptional regulator: MEPLLDVVELGEYVKKKREEEGLSIRQLATITQISPPTLSRIENGVCNPDSPTLARLSSWLAIPLDSLMKGSLIPESGEGFLEIVKESTPNVIEAHLRADPKLKPDAAKALAELFRVAYTQFTSDDLEEIKSSPKKVESKKTRYAKGPRK; the protein is encoded by the coding sequence ATGGAACCACTACTTGATGTGGTAGAGCTAGGTGAATATGTAAAAAAGAAGCGGGAAGAAGAAGGGCTAAGTATTCGCCAACTAGCTACAATTACACAAATTAGCCCTCCTACTTTGTCACGAATAGAAAACGGGGTTTGTAATCCAGATAGCCCAACATTAGCACGCTTAAGTAGTTGGCTAGCAATACCACTAGATAGTTTAATGAAAGGCTCATTAATACCAGAGAGTGGAGAAGGCTTTTTAGAGATTGTAAAAGAATCTACTCCAAATGTAATTGAAGCTCATTTAAGAGCAGATCCAAAATTAAAACCAGATGCCGCAAAAGCATTAGCAGAACTATTTCGAGTTGCTTACACCCAATTTACTAGCGATGATTTAGAAGAAATTAAATCATCGCCTAAAAAAGTGGAGTCTAAAAAAACACGTTATGCTAAAGGGCCTAGAAAATAA
- a CDS encoding ImmA/IrrE family metallo-endopeptidase, with protein sequence MLKGLENNKLPESELLPPTIKRKIFERIALKIRDLAATPLDRALDPWQLAPKVKLKVVDINQLSKLSEETRKILLKKNSKDWSGATTMPLPNGWRLVFINPGHSRERQVATLMEEVSHVVLRHSPSLIKTPDEQTDQTQFRDFNKSQEEAAYGVGSAALIPYYILRLSITRGISIDRIAQKFGVSEDLVLFRIKVCRLWDSYKQCNC encoded by the coding sequence ATGCTAAAGGGCCTAGAAAATAATAAGCTTCCAGAAAGTGAATTACTTCCACCAACAATTAAGCGGAAAATATTTGAGCGTATCGCATTAAAAATACGTGACTTAGCTGCTACTCCGCTAGATCGTGCTTTAGATCCTTGGCAACTGGCTCCAAAAGTAAAATTAAAAGTAGTAGACATTAATCAGTTATCTAAACTTTCAGAAGAAACGCGAAAAATATTATTAAAGAAAAATTCTAAGGATTGGTCTGGCGCGACAACTATGCCGTTGCCTAATGGATGGCGACTGGTTTTTATAAATCCAGGACATAGCCGAGAACGCCAAGTTGCTACTCTAATGGAAGAAGTATCTCATGTTGTTTTAAGACATTCGCCTAGTCTTATAAAAACTCCTGATGAGCAAACTGATCAGACACAGTTCCGGGATTTTAATAAATCTCAAGAAGAAGCTGCTTATGGTGTTGGTTCTGCTGCATTAATTCCTTATTATATTTTGCGTTTATCTATAACAAGAGGTATTTCTATTGATAGAATTGCTCAAAAATTTGGTGTTAGTGAAGATCTAGTGCTTTTTAGGATTAAAGTTTGTAGGTTGTGGGATAGTTATAAACAGTGTAATTGCTAG